The proteins below come from a single Perca flavescens isolate YP-PL-M2 chromosome 8, PFLA_1.0, whole genome shotgun sequence genomic window:
- the tspan33b gene encoding tetraspanin-33b isoform X2, protein MVFSLLIVAIGVYAKVQKATDTVRDTFLIDPAVILIVVGVVMFFITFCGCIGALRENIRLLKTFSFSLTLVFLTQLAIAVMGFFYSDQTRDALGKFVKKAIVHYRDDLDLQNLMDYIQKEFKCCGWNNYTDWSWNLYFNCTDENPSSERCAVPYSCCTPVSGETVINTMCGFGIQTQNFLEANKSIYPVGCADKAVMWIESHLLLVGALALGLALPQIAGIVLSQILISQIQDEIISVL, encoded by the exons GTTTTCTCCTTGTTGATTGTTGCCATCGGGGTGTATGCTAAAGTCCAGAAAGCTACAG ACACGGTGCGGGACACGTTCCTGATCGACCCGGCTGTCATCCTAATTGTGGTGGGGGTGGTCATGTTCTTCATCACTTTCTGTGGTTGCATCGGAGCCCTCCGAGAGAACATTCGCCTTCTCAAGACA TTCTCCTTCAGCCTAACATTGGTCTTCCTTACCCAGCTGGCCATAGCAGTTATGGGCTTCTTCTACTCTGATCAG ACTCGTGATGCTTTGGGAAAGTTTGTGAAGAAAGCCATCGTGCACTACAGGGATGACCTGGATCTGCAGAACCTGATGGATTACATCCAGAAAGAG TTCAAATGTTGTGGGTGGAACAACTACACCGACTGGTCTTGGAACCTGTACTTTAATTGTACAGATGAGAACCCCAGCTCCGAGCGCTGTGCTGTGCCTTACTCCTGCTGCACTCCTGTTTCTGGAGAG ACAGTTATCAACACTATGTGCGGTTTtgggattcaaacccagaactTTCTGGAGGCAAACAAGTCAATCTACCCGGTAGGCTGTGCGGACAAAGCAGTGATGTGGATCGAGTCTCATCTGTTGCTGGTGGGGGCTCTCGCCCTTGGTCTGGCCTTGCCTCAG ATTGCAGGCATCGTGCTGTCCCAGATCCTGATCTCTCAGATCCAGGATGAGATTATCTCGGTGTTGTGA